Within Synechococcus sp. NB0720_010, the genomic segment CACAACCACGGGTTGATCCCGGTTGATCAAGCTCGAGATCTGCTCAATCCAGGTCTCCGATTGACTCAGGGGGAGATGGATCACCGGTTGCTGCAGTCGAGCCAGGTCCAATTCCAGGGCCTCGCGCACATCCACCAGCTGCAACGCCTCACCGGCGTCGAGCCGATGCTTCAGTTCTGTGGCGCTGATGCTTGCGGGATTGGGCATCACGGAACCCTACCGGCGGTCACGGGGGTGCCAAAGATCGCCTTGATGCATAAAGATGAGGCCAATCCTGTAAGCGACGCATGAAGGCCCGCCCCTTCTTGGCGGCACTGCTGGCGGTGGCGTTGGCGATGCTGAGCTTTGGCTTGGCGGGTTGGTGGCTCCTCCTGCAGCGCAGTCCCCTTGCGTTGCAACACCAGGCCCTCTCCATGCCGCTGGCGGCGCGGTTTGTTCCGCGGACGGCGCCCCTGAGCCTGCACTGGTTGGTGGGCCCGGATGAGCCGGCTGCCTACGCCCGGGCCGTTGCTCCCCCCCGTCAGCGCCGTCAGGCCGCGGCGGCCGCTGATCGCCTGCGGGACGGGGCCTTTGCCGCTGCGGGCCTGGACTACGCCTCGGAGCTCTCCCCCTGGCTGGGGGATGAAAGCAGCTTTGCCCTCTTGACCCCCCCTGGAAGTGGGGAGGCACCCGGTTGGGTGCTGGCGCTGCGCAGCCGTGACAACGAAGGGGCCCGCCGTTTCCTGCAGCGCTTCTGGCAGACCCGAAGCCTTGCTGGGACCGATCTGCAGATCACCAGTTATCGCGGCATGGGGCTGATCAGCGGTCGCGGCGCCCTCTTGGGCCAGGACCCGCAACCCCTGGCGACGGCCCTGATCAACGACGATTTGGTGCTGATTGCCTCGGGTCGGGGCGTGCTCGAACAGGCGCTCGATGTCTCCCAAATCGATGAACTGAACCAAGCGGCCAGTGCGCCCCTGCAAAAGGCCCTGCAGCGACTTGGAGAGGGGGTGGCGCTGCTGACGGCCCGCCCCGAGGCCATGGAGCAGTGGCTCGGCTTGCCCGTTGGGGATGAGTCGGCGGCGGTGGAATTGGTGCTGGCCTTGGCCCCCCAAGGGTCGGGGCTTCAGGTGGATGGCCTGGCCCAGTTGCGTGATGCGCTCCCCAGCCTGGGTCCGGTCAACACGGAGCTGTTGCGCCAGGTGCAGGTCGCTGCCGACAGCCTTGCCTTCTTGACCAATCCCGCTGAGCTCCTCGCCGCCGAGGACGCCAATGTTTGGAGCAACCTGCTTGGCCCGTCCCTGACCCAGGCCCTCAAGCGGGATCAAGGTCCCCTGCCGGCCCTGGTGGCCGCGGCGGATTCGGGGCCCTTGCTTTGGGCCCATCAGAGCGAAGGCTGGTTGCTGGGCACCCGCGGGGATCGTCCGTCGGCCGAGACCCTGCAGCCGGCCCTTGAGGCCGATGGATACAGCGCCTCCCCGCTGGAGAGCCGCGGGCAAACCCTTCAGGCCTGGACGCGCCTCGAGTCCAAGCCGGTCAAGGGCAATCCCGACCAGCTCCAGGCCCAGCTCGCAGGTGCCCGCTCCAGCCAAGGTGGTTTCGCCTGGTGGGGCCAAGGCCTGGCGATCCTCAACCAGCAGTACGAAGGCCGTCGTGCACCCCAGGAGCGCCTCGATCAGCTGGAGCTCTTGGGCTCACCCCAGGCCCCCTTTCAGTGGTCGATGGACGCCCAGGCTGCCCAGGGTCTGCTCAGTCGCTGGAAGCTCTGGCGCTTGGTGGGCACGCTCTCCAGCTCCTCCCTGACCCCCAGGGTGGACGGGGTGGCCTTGAGCCTGGAGCCTGATGCCCCCGACCAACGCAGCTTGAGGCTGCGGGGGCTGCTGCAACTGCACGCCTGACCATGGCCAGCCGCAAGCTTGAGTTGCTGTTGGTGCGCCACGGCATCGCTGAAGAGCGCAGTGAGGGCGTCGATGACGCCCAGCGCAGCCTCACGCCGGAGGGGCGTGAGCGCACCACTCAGCAGCTGGAGCGCCTGCTGGAGTTGGAGTTGGACTGTGATCTGGTGCTCAGCAGTCCGCTGGTGCGGGCCCGCCAGACAGCTGAATTGATCGTGAGCGCAGGGCTGGCGCCAGAACTGGAGTTGGCGGCGGCCTTGGCTCCCCTGGCGGACCCCCTGCCCCTGCTCGAGCGCTGGCTCGGCCCCCTCTCCCCGCGGCCCGGTTGGAAGCGCCTGGCCTTGGTGGGCCATGAGCCGGACCTGAGCACCTTGGCGGCGCTGTTTATTGGAGTGCCGATGGCCCGAGCCCCCCAGGCGATCCGGCTCAAGAAAGCCGGTGCCTTGCTGCTGCAGTGGCCGATCGCCCCAGGCGCTGACTTGCTCGGATCGGCCCGCTTGGAGATGGTCCTGCCGCCTCGGGTACTGCTCGGTCGGCGACAGTCGCGCAGCGAGGGCGGGCCTTAGGTTGCGGTTGACGCAACCCCGATTCCATGGCTGAGGAGGCAACCCCAACGGCAGCGACTCCGGCGTATCGCCCGGGTCTGGAAGGGGTGCCGGCCACGCAGTCGGCGGTGTGCGACATCGATGGACAAAAGGGGCTGCTGACTTACCGCGGCTACCGGGTGGATCAGCTGGCCCAGCAGAGCACCTTCCTGGAGACCGCCTATCTGCTGATCTGGGGTGAGCTCCCCGACGCTGAGCAGCTGGCGGCGTTTGAGCAGGAGGTTCAGATGCACCGCCGGGTGAGCTTCCGCATCCGGGACATGATGAAGTGCTTCCCGGCCAGCGGCCATCCGATGGACGCACTGCAGAGCAGTGCGGCCTCTCTGGGTCTCTTTTATTCCCGCCGCGCCCTCGACAACCCTGAATACATCTATTCAGCGGTGGTGCGCCTGATCGCCAAGATCCCGACGATGGTGGCGGCGTTTCAGCTGATTCGCAAAGGGCAGGACCCGATTCAGCCCAGGGATGACCTGCCCTATGCGGCCAACTTCCTGTACATGCTCACTGAGCGTGAACCGGATCCCCTGGCGGCGCGCATCTTTGATGCCTGCTTGATCCTGCATGCCGAGCACAGCCTGAACGCCAGCACCTTCAGCGCGCGGGTGACGGCCAGCACCTTGACCGATCCCTACGCCGTGGTGGCCTCGGCTGTGGGGACCCTGGCGGGTCCCCTCCATGGCGGCGCGAATGAAGACGTCTTGGCGATGCTTGAAACCATCGGCTCCGCCGATCAGGTCAGGCCCTGGCTGGATCAGGCGATTGCCGAGAAGCGCAAGATCATGGGCTTCGGCCACCGCGAGTACAAGGTCAAGGACCCCCGGGCGGTGATCCTGCAGAAACTGGCGGAAGAGCTCTTCGATCAGTTCGGCCACGACCCCCTCTACGACCTGGCCCGCGAATTGGAAGCCGCGGCAGCCGAGCGCCTGGGCCCGAAGGGGATCTATCCGAACGTCGACTTCTATTCCGGCTTGGTCTACCGAAAACTGGGCATTCCCCAGGACCTATT encodes:
- a CDS encoding citrate synthase; the encoded protein is MAEEATPTAATPAYRPGLEGVPATQSAVCDIDGQKGLLTYRGYRVDQLAQQSTFLETAYLLIWGELPDAEQLAAFEQEVQMHRRVSFRIRDMMKCFPASGHPMDALQSSAASLGLFYSRRALDNPEYIYSAVVRLIAKIPTMVAAFQLIRKGQDPIQPRDDLPYAANFLYMLTEREPDPLAARIFDACLILHAEHSLNASTFSARVTASTLTDPYAVVASAVGTLAGPLHGGANEDVLAMLETIGSADQVRPWLDQAIAEKRKIMGFGHREYKVKDPRAVILQKLAEELFDQFGHDPLYDLARELEAAAAERLGPKGIYPNVDFYSGLVYRKLGIPQDLFTPIFAIARTAGWLAHWKEQLGANRIYRPTQIYTGSSGRDWQPIEGR
- the sixA gene encoding phosphohistidine phosphatase SixA; translation: MASRKLELLLVRHGIAEERSEGVDDAQRSLTPEGRERTTQQLERLLELELDCDLVLSSPLVRARQTAELIVSAGLAPELELAAALAPLADPLPLLERWLGPLSPRPGWKRLALVGHEPDLSTLAALFIGVPMARAPQAIRLKKAGALLLQWPIAPGADLLGSARLEMVLPPRVLLGRRQSRSEGGP
- a CDS encoding rhodanese-like domain-containing protein — encoded protein: MPNPASISATELKHRLDAGEALQLVDVREALELDLARLQQPVIHLPLSQSETWIEQISSLINRDQPVVVLCHAGIRSWQFACWLMEAQGYEQVLNLQGGIDAWSVSADPMVPRY
- a CDS encoding DUF3352 domain-containing protein, giving the protein MKARPFLAALLAVALAMLSFGLAGWWLLLQRSPLALQHQALSMPLAARFVPRTAPLSLHWLVGPDEPAAYARAVAPPRQRRQAAAAADRLRDGAFAAAGLDYASELSPWLGDESSFALLTPPGSGEAPGWVLALRSRDNEGARRFLQRFWQTRSLAGTDLQITSYRGMGLISGRGALLGQDPQPLATALINDDLVLIASGRGVLEQALDVSQIDELNQAASAPLQKALQRLGEGVALLTARPEAMEQWLGLPVGDESAAVELVLALAPQGSGLQVDGLAQLRDALPSLGPVNTELLRQVQVAADSLAFLTNPAELLAAEDANVWSNLLGPSLTQALKRDQGPLPALVAAADSGPLLWAHQSEGWLLGTRGDRPSAETLQPALEADGYSASPLESRGQTLQAWTRLESKPVKGNPDQLQAQLAGARSSQGGFAWWGQGLAILNQQYEGRRAPQERLDQLELLGSPQAPFQWSMDAQAAQGLLSRWKLWRLVGTLSSSSLTPRVDGVALSLEPDAPDQRSLRLRGLLQLHA